In the genome of Colletotrichum lupini chromosome 8, complete sequence, one region contains:
- a CDS encoding WD domain-containing protein, giving the protein MSQPFWPRRKRCRTNQVIPIGLAPRPSIVNGGAKETRRLKPGKSYLRALNEPHPGKGLRVRQVHMLATMPHSEQEGPLVKRQKLTVASKPATATRQSSRIFAPFRTVGLVSPTNVPFTSIPLGKTTFQITTSVGRALQTYDLKRGLNLVFVTRPQTPADITTTLAWKDKVFAAWGDARKGEKQGLWAFKRGKKVEELELPEDLNEPIQQILIFGSWIVACAVTRLEVWKSATLEHYTTLYTMAGNSGANEITGGITNMPTYLNKIFVGRKDGWVEIWNVSTGKLIYTILPPTPDCSAVTCMQPTTALSLLAIAYANGNLVIQNILTDKPIIQLKAGHDDEPVTSISFRSDGMGAGHDGRKDGVMATATAATGDVTFWDLNNGGRVMGVLRSAHNPPSGDGPLVRGGISKVEFLSGQPVVVTSGRDNALKTWIFDETPFSAIPRILHQRSGHAAPVKCLEFLPSDFDGADAGNKWLLSGGQDRSLWGWSMRRDGQSTELSQGNIRKMAKKTGILSTKAMARGPTTTLEDLKAPEITCIASSLNRDGGIGALPGNQPIWQKHRENKKKLDAEVSGSTGWESVVTAHKDDAWARTWFWGRKRAGRWAFPTGDGSFVSTIAISPCGTFALVGSVEGSIDMYNLQSGIHRQRFPSKLTPAQARALKIQQLKQADDVVQLHTEKNSGFAPGTGRHTKAVTGIVVDSMNKNVITCSLDGKIKFWDFVTGNLVHQINWAPMAAITGCRYHAANDLMAFTCDDNSVRVVDLETKRTIREFWGCQDTINDFCFSNDGRWIIAASQDRVIRIWDLPTSHLIDAIRLEKPCTALAMSSSGEYLAATIENELGVAIWTNKSLFTHVPTRQISDKEAALLTGPTTSGEGNEGLLEAAFTEDGDADAEDETVVAPTVDQLSAELTTLSLVPKSRWQTLLHLDLIKQRNKPTEAPKAPEKAPFFLPSVGAGKQPQQSLIEGAVAPEADAATDAKSRITKLERGRMQEAFTSKLDDGAASGDFDDFITHLKSLSPSTADLELRSLSPEDGGLLNFIRALTSRLAARRDYELVQAWMTVFLRLHFDLVMADAGLLEALGEWKTLQAREAGRLDDLVGYCSGVVGFLRSPRTHRLLQAMRVPVKQLEVELSIHLRITKWVAPSTTVIQTRMNPATPSRADSLDQNDPVIRFRQGNTEPHGGRTPIRGKLYRGTERRDQPVSLDALLHRRNLNTRQAGRKSRSLAEGGDLLVSRSSHRWGPWPMSKPQLGPARLGEEGTEVKAEIGGGGGWAFCGWSGGKVGRRAEKVPTTQSPDLNFSTQTWSSLHVKKAHHAFYASIAFISLRSSFLHTNDTPSRAGPVMNGSFVSFCWLGKRRVEVPTRASSRTKTSRRLPNDYKMRVSSLRGAALGAALTLATGARAALNATETSNRLIIANDRLYAAVSKPGGAVVELTLDGVNLLGTASGATGQGPYLDCYCTPQGFWTPGTVKPTFQLYSGTDSAGVAYGGVRMSDTYASTGQVLEQYWFLRDGETGLHMFSRVAYHNETAPFLRNLQELRTLFRPNDPMWTHLLTNPTQYAPLPSKDAVAQQVVVQDATWYLGNTPQDPYVQEEADWFTKYTFQDTWRDVDAYGMFADGSKTADGSAFGAWMVFNTRDTYFGGPLHSDLTVDGIVYNYISSNHHGDQTPNITNGFDRTFGPQYYHFNKGPAGTSILDLHADAAKLADPTWNADFYDDIAHLVPNYVPSTQRTTWKLHVDLPEGVTKPIAVLAQNGVDFQDNVFDTKAYQYWTDIDAQGYATIPRVKEGTYRLTIYGDGIFGQYIKDDVKIVAGKIDTTHARWREETSGTEIFRIGTPDKSSGEYRHGFARDTTKPRTPEEYRIYWARYDFPTEFPDGVRFRVGEDDVARDLNYVHWAAFGGKGNSLRPDLYLGDGNVNNWTLVFDLDEAAVKQKRHGTFTVQLAGAKTAAGNTDVYNASEPHANLKYTVNVNGKDLEPWVIPYYQSSSCAVRSAVVCYNVANKFVFDSKLLRAGENEIVLSLPYGATNYESAVLTPAIYVQYDALRLEIK; this is encoded by the exons ATGAGTCAGCCGTTTTGGCCTCGCCGGAAGAGATGCAGAACCAATCAGGTAATCCCAATTGGACTTGCCCCGCGCCCCTCAATCGTCAATGGCGGGGCCAAAGAGACCCGTCGGCTAAAGCCCGGCAAATCT TACCTCAGGGCCTTGAACGAACCGCATCCCGGAAAAGGCCTTCGAGTCCGTCAAGTCCACATGCTCGCCACAATGCCTCACTCGGAACAAGAAGGGCCTCTGGTCAAGCGACAGAAGCTTACTGTCGCCTCCAAGCCTGCCACCGCCACACGTCAATCCTCTCGCATCTTTGCGCCTTTCCGA ACTGTTGGCCTCGTCTCCCCCACAAACGTCCCATTTACTTCGATTCCCCTCGGAAAGACGACTTTCCAGATCACGACATCTGTCGGAAGAGCCCTTCAGACCTACGATTTAAAGAGAGGTCTCAATCTAGTCTTCGTTACTCGTCCCCAGACCCCAGCCGACATCACCACGACGCTCGCATGGAAGGACAAGGTATTCGCCGCATGGGGCGACGCCAGGAAGGGCGAGAAGCAAGGACTCTGGGCATTCAAACGTGGAAAGAAGGTTGAGGAGCTCGAGCTCCCCGAAGACCTCAACGAGCCTATTCAACAAATCCTCATCTTCGGCTCCTGGATTGTTGCATGCGCTGTGACGAGACTCGAGGTTTGGAAGTCGGCCACCCTGGAGCACTACACCACACTCTACACCATGGCTGGCAATTCGGGCGCCAACGAGATCACGGGCGGGATCACGAACATGCCGACCTACCTGAACAAGATCTTTGTTGGTCGCAAGGACGGCTGGGTCGAAATCTGGAACGTCAGCACCGGCAAACTCATCTACACCATTCTCCCTCCGACCCCCGACTGCAGCGCCGTTACCTGCATGCAGCCCACCACAGCCTTGTCACTGCTTGCCATTGCCTACGCGAATGGCAACCTAGTGATCCAGAACATCCTAACCGATAAGCCAATTATCCAACTCAAGGCCGGCCACGACGATGAACCCGTTACTTCCATCTCTTTTAGATCTGACGGCATGGGAGCAGGTCATGATGGCCGCAAGGACGGTGTCATGGCGACCGCTACCGCTGCCACAGGAGACGTTACGTTCTGGGACCTAAACAATGGAGGCAGGGTCATGGGTGTTCTGAGGAGTGCGCACAACCCCCCGTCCGGCGACGGTCCGTTGGTACGAGGAGGAATTAGCAAGGTTGAGTTCCTGTCAGGCCAGCCGGTTGTTGTTACCAGTGGACGGGACAACGCCCTCAAGACGTGGATCTTTGACGAGACCCCATTCTCCGCCATCCCCCGTATCTTGCACCAGCGCAGCGGCCATGCCGCGCCCGTCAAGTGCTTGGAGTTCCTCCCCTCCGACTTTGACGGAGCCGATGCAGGTAACAAGTGGCTCCTCAGTGGTGGTCAAGATCGTAGTCTCTGGGGATGGAGTATGCGACGTGATGGTCAGAGCACCGAGCTCAGCCAAGGAAACATCCGCAAGATGGCGAAGAAGACTGGTATACTTTCTACAAAGGCGATGGCCAGGGGCCCTACGACGACTTTGGAAGATCTCAAGGCCCCCGAGATTACCTGCATCGCCAGCTCTCTCAACCGCGACGGTGGCATTGGCGCCTTGCCCGGCAACCAGCCCATCTGGCAGAAGCACAGGGAGAACAAGAAGAAGCTCGATGCCGAAGTCAGTGGCTCGACTGGCTGGGAGAGCGTCGTGACGGCACACAAGGATGACGCTTGGGCGCGTACATGGTTCTGGGGTCGCAAGAGAGCTGGCCGGTGGGCATTCCCCACGGGCGACGGCTCTTTTGTCTCTACCATCGCCATCAGTCCCTGCGGTACTTTCGCTCTGGTCGGTTCCGTGGAGGGCAGCATCGACATGTACAACTTGCAATCCGGCATTCACCGCCAGCGTTTCCCGTCCAAGCTCACTCCCGCCCAAGCGAGAGCGCTGAAGATTCAGCAGCTAAAGCAGGCCGATGATGTTGTGCAGCTTCACACCGAGAAGAACAGTGGCTTTGCGCCTGGCACAGGAAGACACACAAAGGCAGTAACGGGTATTGTGGTGGACTCGATGAACAAGAACGTCATCACCTGCTCCCTCGACGGCAAGATCAAGTTCTGGGATTTTGTCACGGGTAACCTCGTGCACCAGATCAACTGGGCACCAATGGCCGCCATCACCGGGTGCCGATACCACGCCGCAAATGACCTCATGGCCTTCACCTGCGACGACAACTCGGTCCGCGTCGTCGACCTGGAGACGAAGAGAACAATTAGAGAGTTCTGGGGCTGCCAGGACACCATCAACGACTTTTGCTTCTCCAACGACGGCCGCTGGATCATCGCCGCTTCACAGGACCGCGTCATCAGGATATGGGACCTGCCCACCAGCCATCTCATTGACGCCATCCGCCTCGAAAAGCCCTGCACCGCGCTGGCCATGTCTTCCTCGGGCGAGTACCTCGCCGCCACGATTGAGAACGAGCTCGGCGTCGCCATCTGGACCAACAAGTCCCTCTTCACGCACGTGCCGACGCGACAAATCTCGGACAAGGAGGCCGCGCTGCTCACGGGACCCACGACGTCCGGCGAAGGCAACGAGGGCCTGCTGGAGGCGGCTTTCACAGAAGACGGCGACGCAGACGCAGAGGACGAGACTGTCGTCGCGCCAACGGTCGACCAGCTCAGCGCTGAGCTGACGACGCTGTCCCTGGTGCCCAAAAGTCGCTGGCAGACGCTGCTCCACCTGGACCTGATCAAGCAGCGCAACAAGCCGACCGAGGCCCCCAAGGCCCCCGAAAAGGCGCCCTTCTTCCTGCCCTCTGTCGGTGCCGGGAAGCAGCCGCAGCAGTCGCTCATCGAAGGGGCCGTTGCACCCGAAGCCGATGCCGCAACGGACGCAAAGTCTCGCATCACCAAGCTCGAGCGCGGCCGCATGCAAGAAGCGTTTACGAGCAAGCTGGACGACGGCGCAGCCTCGGGAGACT TCGACGACTTCATCACCCACCTCAAATCCCTGTCCCCCTCGACGGCAGACCTCGAGCTCCGCTCCCTCTCGCCCGAGGACGGCGGCCTCCTCAACTTCATCCGCGCGCTGACGAGCCGCCTCGCGGCCCGTCGCGACTACGAGCTCGTCCAGGCCTGGATGACTGTGTTCTTGCGCCTGCACTTTGACCTCGTCATGGCCGACGCGGGGCTGCTGGAGGCGCTGGGCGAGTGGAAGACGCTGCAGGCGCGGGAGGCCGGGCGGCTGGACGATCTCGTCGGGTACTGTAGCGGTGTTGTCGGGTTCTTGCGGAGCCCTAGGAC TCACAGGCTACTACAAGCCATGAGAGTACCGGTAAAGCAGTTGGAAGTTGAACTATCAATCCATCTACGCATCACCAAATGGGTGGCCCCCAGTACCACCGTAATACAGACTCGCATGAACCCGGCAACTCCAAGCCGAGCCGATTCTCTTGA TCAAAATGACCCGGTCATCCGGTTCCGCCAAGGAAATACTGAACCCCACGGGGGAAGGACCCCAATACGTGGGAAATTATACCGGGGAACCGAAAGGCGGGACCAACCAGTGTCCCTCGACGCTTTGTTACACCGACGCAACCTGAACACACGGCAAGCCGGCCGCAAG TCCCGCTCCTTGGCTGAGGGCGGTGACTTGCTAGTCTCAAGGTCTAGTCACCGTTGGGGTCCTTGGCCAATGTCAAAACCCCAGCTTGGCCCGGCTCGCCTCGGCGAAGAGGGCACCGAAGTCAAGGCGGAGATCGGCGGAGGAGGTGGGTGGGCTTTTTGCGGGTGGTCTGGGGGAAAAGTTGGGCGACGTGCGGAGAAGGTCCCAACGACACAAAG TCCGGACCTCAATTTCTCCACGCAGACATGGTCGTCCTTGCATGTCAAAAAAGCTCATCATGCATTCTACGCTTCCATTGCGTTTATTTCTCTGAG ATCCTCCTTCCTCCACACCAACGACACGCCCAGCAGGGCCGGCCCCGTTATGAACGGG TCCTTCGTCTCTTTTTGCTGGTTAGGCAAGCGAAGAGTAGAAGTTCCGACGAGAGCATCAAGTCGAACGAAAACCTCTCGCCG ACTTCCAAACGACTACAAGATGCGCGTCTCCTCCCTCCGCGGCGCCGCCCTAGGCGCAGCCCTCACCCTCGCGACCGGGGCAAGAGCAGCCCTCAACGCGACAGAGACCTCCAACCGCCTCATCATCGCTAACGACCGCCTCTACGCCGCCGTCTCCAAGCCAGGCGGTGCCGTCGTAGAACTCACCCTCGACGGTGTAAACCTCCTCGGCACCGCCTCCGGCGCGACCGGCCAAGGGCCGTACCTAGACTGCTACTGCACCCCGCAAGGCTTCTGGACGCCCGGCACCGTGAAGCCCACGTTTCAACTCTACTCCGGCACCGACTCCGCCGGTGTCGCCTACGGCGGCGTCAGGATGTCAGACACCTACGCCTCGACGGGCCAGGTCCTCGAGCAGTACTGGTTCCTCCGCGATGGCGAGACGGGCCTGCACATGTTCAGCCGCGTCGCCTACCACAACGAGACGGCACCCTTCTTGCGAAACCTCCAGGAGCTGAGGACTCTGTTCCGCCCCAACGATCCCATGTGGACGCACCTCCTCACCAACCCGACGCAGTACGCGCCCCTCCCGTCAAAGGACGCCGTCGCGCAGCAGGTCGTCGTCCAGGACGCGACGTGGTACCTAGGCAACACGCCCCAAGACCCCTACGTCCAGGAGGAAGCCGACTGGTTCACGAAATACACCTTCCAAGACACCTGGCGCGACGTCGACGCCTACGGCATGTTCGCCGACGGCTCCAAGACGGCCGACGGCTCCGCGTTCGGCGCCTGGATGGTCTTCAACACCCGCGACACGTACTTCGGCGGCCCCCTGCACTCGGACCTGACGGTCGACGGCATCGTCTACAACTACATCTCGTCCAACCACCACGGCGACCAGACGCCCAACATCACAAACGGCTTCGACCGCACCTTTGGCCCGCAGTACTACCACTTCAACAAGGGCCCCGCGGGCACCTCCATCCTCGACCTCCACGCCGACGCCGCCAAGCTCGCCGACCCGACGTGGAACGCGGACTTTTACGACGACATTGCCCACCTCGTACCCAACTACGTCCCCTCCACGCAGCGCACCACCTGGAAGCTGCACGTCGATCTCCCCGAGGGCGTGACGAAACCCATCGCCGTGCTGGCGCAGAACGGCGTCGACTTCCAGGACAACGTCTTCGACACGAAAGCCTACCAATACTGGACCGACATCGACGCCCAAGGCTACGCCACGATCCCGCGCGTAAAAGAGGGGACCTACCGCCTCACAATCTACGGCGACGGCATCTTTGGCCAATACATCAAGGACGACGTGAAAATCGTCGCCGGCAAAATCGACACCACCCACGCGCGCTGGCGCGAGGAGACATCCGGCACGGAAATCTTCCGCATCGGCACGCCAGACAAGTCCTCGGGCGAATACCGCCACGGCTTCGCGCGCGACACCACCAAGCCCCGCACGCCGGAGGAATACCGCATCTACTGGGCGCGCTACGACTTCCCCACCGAGTTCCCGGACGGCGTCCGCTTCCGCGTCGGCGAGGACGACGTCGCGCGGGACCTCAACTACGTGCACTGGGCGGCGTTCGGCGGCAAAGGGAACTCCCTCCGCCCGGACCTCTACCTCGGCGACGGCAACGTCAACAACTGGACCCTCGTGTTCGACCTCGACGAGGCGGCCGTGAAGCAGAAGCGCCACGGCACCTTCACGGTGCAGCTCGCGGGCGCCAAGACGGCGGCGGGCAACACGGACGTGTACAACGCGAGCGAGCCGCACGCCAACCTGAAGTACACCGTCAACGTCAACGGGAAAGACCTGGAGCCGTGGGTGATTCCGTACTACCAGAGCAGCTCGTGCGCGGTGCGGTCGGCGGTGGTGTGTTACAACGTCGCCAACAAGTTTGTCTTTGACTCGAAGCTGTTGAGGGCGGGCGAGAACGAGATTGTCCTGAGCTTGCCGTACGGCGCGACGAATTACGAGAGCGCCGTGCTTACGCCTGCTATTTACGTCCAATATGATGCGCTGCGATTGGAGATCAAGTAA
- a CDS encoding glycosyl hydrolase, giving the protein MALSSQDQDVGKSRACASSCLHVSFPSSSSSSHLDADLDLDDISASSNPSFSCFQSCCCHFRPRFPLSQSPATKIAVQDQHYRSSSSPCPYPPSSHHFHYCCAGPPVRRKPGQGAHGPESSPAPDIFNIPALLYRKWPLLALAIATNTYILLHYSSHFSTSSREEDQTNCSASLLNSLYLIIVNMVANVGGLAARAVFLMSTRPIAQRADVASYTNNAVAAIRTLESTWYDVGSGLWDNAWWNSANAFTTLADFANLNRDAANELNIGGILMNTFQQAQKATASASKSINAAGLVTTSYAITKREVPLPIEGRQMSAQGFPNFINEFYDDEGWWALGLIRAYDVTQNQDYLDMAVRIFADMKTGGNTNCNGGIYWSKDRKYVNAIANELYLSVAASLANRISGDKASYLKIATDQWTWFKATGMINAQGTINDGLDGNCKNNGANVWSYNQGVVLGGLVELSKANGDKSVLTDATNIAKAAIKQLADDNGILHDTCEPNCGSDGNQFKGIFVRNLRYLQEATPNNDFKTFITKNADSNWNANRDSAGKMGVVWSGPAQGVSGPTHSSALDSIVAAVAVAEDTEAQTLMISLKLMVALHGSTGELPRARSPSIKGEILEGLSAKGCLHGGIGAGV; this is encoded by the coding sequence ATGGCGCTGTCATCGCAGGATCAGGACGTTGGCAAAAGCCGCGCCTGCGCCAGCTCCTGCTTACATGTATCCTttccttcctcttcctcgtcatccCACCTCGACGCTGATCTTGACCTTGACGACATCTCCGCTTCTTCCAACCCATCATTTTCATGCTTCCAGTCCTGTTGCTGCCACTTCCGCCCCAGATTTCCACTTTCTCAGAGCCCTGCTACCAAGATTGCCGTCCAGGATCAGCATTACCGTTCCTCCTCATCGCCTTGTCCGTACCCGCCTTCTTCCCACCACTTCCATTACTGTTGTGCCGGTCCACCAGTTCGGAGGAAACCTGGACAAGGGGCACATGGACCGGAATCCTCGCCCGCTCCTGATATATTTAACATCCCGGCCCTCCTCTACCGGAAGTGGCCTCTCCTTGCCCTCGCCATTGCAACTAATACATATATCCTCCTCCACTACTCCTCTCACTTCTCTACCTCAAGCAGAGAAGAAGACCAGACGAACTGTTCCGCCTCCTTACTCAACtccttatacttaataatcgtCAACATGGTCGCCAACGTTGGAGGGCTCGCAGCCCGGGCAGTCTTTCTCATGTCCACTCGTCCTATTGCCCAGAGAGCAGACGTCGCCTCATACACCAATAACGCCGTTGCCGCCATTCGCACTCTCGAATCTACCTGGTACGATGTTGGCTCTGGTCTTTGGGACAACGCCTGGTGGAACAGTGCCAACGCCTTCACCACCCTCGCCGACTTCGCCAACCTGAACCGGGATGCTGCTAACGAGCTTAACATCGGAGGCATTCTCATGAACACATTCCAGCAGGCTCAGAAGGCCACAGCATCAGCTTCCAAGTCTATCAACGCCGCTGGCCTTGTCACAACCTCGTACGCCATCACCAAGCGCGAGGTACCGCTGCCCATCGAAGGTCGTCAAATGAGCGCTCAGGGCTTTCCCAACTTCATCAACGAGTTTTATGACGACGAAGGCTGGTGGGCGCTCGGCCTGATCCGCGCCTACGATGTTACCCAGAACCAAGACTACCTCGACATGGCCGTGCGCATCTTTGCCGATATGAAGACCGGCGGCAATACCAACTGCAATGGCGGCATCTACTGGAGCAAGGACCGCAAGTACGTCAACGCCATCGCCAACGAGCTCTACCTCAGCGTCGCCGCCTCGCTGGCCAACCGCATCTCGGGCGATAAGGCCAGCTACCTCAAGATCGCGACTGATCAGTGGACCTGGTTCAAGGCCACCGGCATGATCAACGCTCAGGGCACCATCAACGACGGCTTGGACGGCAACTGCAAGAACAACGGCGCCAACGTGTGGTCTTACAACCAAGGTGTCGTTCTCGGCGGTCTCGTCGAGCTCAGCAAGGCTAACGGCGACAAGTCGGTCCTGACAGACGCCACCAACATTGCCAAGGCGGCCATCAAGCAGCTGGCCGACGACAACGGCATCCTGCACGACACGTGCGAGCCCAACTGCGGCTCCGACGGCAACCAGTTCAAGGGCATCTTTGTTCGCAACCTGCGATACCTGCAAGAAGCGACGCCCAACAACGACTTCAAGACCTTCATCACCAAAAACGCCGACAGCAACTGGAACGCCAACCGCGACTCTGCTGGCAAGATGGGTGTCGTCTGGTCGGGCCCCGCGCAAGGCGTTTCCGGGCCGACTCACAGCTCAGCACTCGACTCCATTGTTGCCGCCGTTGCCGTGGC